The Trueperaceae bacterium genome includes a window with the following:
- a CDS encoding GntR family transcriptional regulator → MPLALLLTDDEHIPLYLQVVHQIRYLIISRELVAGAQLPPVRELAGQNGINSGTVALAYRTLQQEGLVKSRRGRGTFVSSAVTETSRLELRQSLLTEALADLVGRAYALGFDAAGVRQHLGTQLQRQLRRVPLVMVMPSVPAADKYSRLVAQVLPASVVPTFHSASIKHLESGEAATVAAYAEAYFTLTFSTLVPRVDAALRTHSLRSEVVGITAQLTAATKASLGRLTPSSAHVLVTESRNVGSALTLLAQYSNLDVRGLAVLTESSPAEAWDQHSAATHLYTFGMMPHLERRGVKESHRFQLEFTLTEESAGRLRAMLTAPNGPTTFQASVFPSGTATGVRVLPQGDPPE, encoded by the coding sequence GTGCCCCTAGCCCTGCTCCTGACCGACGACGAGCACATCCCCCTCTACCTGCAGGTTGTGCATCAGATCCGCTACCTCATCATCAGCCGCGAACTCGTCGCCGGGGCGCAGCTCCCCCCCGTGCGAGAGCTCGCGGGGCAGAACGGGATCAACTCCGGCACCGTCGCCCTCGCCTACCGCACGCTGCAGCAAGAAGGCCTGGTCAAGAGCCGCCGGGGCCGCGGCACCTTCGTGTCCTCCGCGGTGACGGAGACCAGCCGACTCGAGTTGCGGCAGTCACTACTCACAGAGGCGCTAGCGGACCTCGTGGGGCGCGCATACGCTCTTGGCTTCGACGCGGCCGGAGTCAGACAGCACCTCGGCACCCAACTCCAACGCCAGTTGCGGCGAGTGCCCCTCGTCATGGTCATGCCCAGCGTCCCGGCAGCTGATAAGTACTCGCGCCTCGTCGCCCAAGTCCTTCCCGCCAGCGTCGTGCCGACCTTCCACTCGGCCTCGATAAAGCACCTCGAGAGCGGCGAAGCGGCCACGGTCGCGGCCTACGCCGAGGCCTACTTCACCCTCACCTTCAGCACGCTCGTCCCTCGCGTCGACGCTGCACTCAGGACCCATTCCTTGCGAAGCGAAGTGGTCGGGATAACGGCGCAACTGACAGCCGCAACCAAGGCGAGTCTCGGCCGGCTCACGCCTAGTTCGGCCCACGTGCTCGTCACGGAGTCGCGCAACGTCGGCAGCGCCCTCACGCTCCTTGCCCAGTACAGCAACCTTGACGTCCGCGGGCTGGCGGTCCTGACGGAATCCTCCCCGGCCGAGGCCTGGGACCAGCACTCCGCGGCTACCCACCTGTACACCTTCGGCATGATGCCCCACCTCGAACGCCGCGGGGTGAAGGAGTCGCACCGCTTCCAGCTCGAGTTCACGCTCACCGAAGAGTCCGCGGGCCGGCTCCGCGCCATGTTGACGGCACCTAACGGCCCGACCACGTTCCAAGCCTCGGTCTTCCCCTCCGGGACCGCCACTGGCGTCCGAGTCCTACCCCAAGGAGATCCACCAGAATGA
- a CDS encoding tetratricopeptide repeat protein: MSAEPLRYMLAAKVYSYQDRHDQAVRVLSDGIANHPRSGMLYRHRGHFNVSLRQFAAAVDDFAKAVALLEGQADEIEYYQAELMPEVERLILGHEPRLLVTPTPITATNLERLRDVYKGTLLSSTWYHYGLAHYLRGEFDEAVAKYAQALELCVDDDMTVATTDWLYMSLRRAGRADEAARLLEATSLDLHVNEPSYYRRVELYKGRAEPESVLSPTDGDKKTLATQGYGVGNWYYYNGRVQEAKAVFERVVAVGHHAAFGTIASEVDLARLGA; this comes from the coding sequence ATGAGCGCCGAACCGCTTCGCTACATGCTCGCCGCCAAGGTCTACTCGTATCAGGACCGCCATGACCAGGCCGTCCGCGTGCTCTCGGACGGCATCGCCAACCACCCTCGGTCCGGGATGCTGTACCGCCACCGTGGCCACTTCAACGTGTCGCTGCGGCAGTTCGCAGCCGCTGTCGACGATTTCGCGAAGGCCGTCGCGTTGCTGGAGGGTCAAGCAGACGAGATCGAGTACTACCAGGCCGAGCTCATGCCCGAGGTCGAGCGCCTGATCCTCGGGCACGAACCGCGGCTATTGGTCACACCGACACCCATCACGGCGACCAACCTCGAGCGTCTCCGCGACGTGTACAAGGGAACCCTCCTATCGAGCACCTGGTATCACTACGGCCTGGCTCACTACCTGCGTGGCGAGTTCGACGAGGCGGTGGCCAAGTACGCGCAGGCGCTGGAGCTCTGCGTTGACGACGACATGACCGTCGCCACCACCGACTGGCTGTACATGAGCCTGCGGCGGGCCGGCCGCGCGGACGAGGCCGCCCGCCTGTTGGAGGCGACGAGCCTCGACTTGCACGTCAATGAGCCGTCCTACTACCGTCGCGTCGAACTCTACAAGGGTCGAGCCGAACCCGAGAGCGTACTCTCCCCCACCGATGGGGACAAGAAGACGCTCGCGACGCAGGGTTACGGCGTCGGGAACTGGTACTACTACAACGGGCGGGTCCAGGAGGCCAAGGCGGTGTTCGAACGTGTCGTCGCCGTTGGCCACCACGCCGCCTTCGGCACCATCGCGTCGGAAGTCGACCTGGCGCGCTTGGGCGCCTGA
- a CDS encoding tautomerase family protein: protein MAIVRVELGRRSQEQRDAIIKGITEVMVANGALSEGTQVILYELPMDVWGKGGKTFTQRAAEQGVTLPH, encoded by the coding sequence ATGGCAATCGTGAGAGTCGAACTAGGGCGCCGCTCGCAAGAGCAGCGCGATGCAATCATCAAGGGGATCACCGAGGTGATGGTCGCCAACGGAGCGCTCTCCGAGGGCACCCAGGTCATCCTCTACGAACTGCCGATGGACGTCTGGGGGAAAGGCGGCAAGACCTTCACCCAACGCGCCGCCGAGCAGGGCGTTACCCTTCCCCACTGA